In Devosia sp. XK-2, one DNA window encodes the following:
- a CDS encoding DUF1499 domain-containing protein, with translation MRILIRTSKWAVLARRLGSLAVPLTIIPVFMHRARYLDSNAFLVVALFACFIAALAVLAGCVALVRLWHTGDQGWWKALTGLFLGLLCLAPFAYYGAMALRYPIVTDIATAPRSELPLIFEPDTANMPPPRTLTSQEQQRFFPNATTRTYPLDAFQLFAIVDHLVQAEGWDIRQKREPGLGGEPGRINARIVTLMGWREEAVLRISGNGGRSSVDMRSASIGALHDLGSNGHRISAFLVALDDQVTAFLRDNPNINAPAEPSDEPGPTVETESR, from the coding sequence ATCATTCCGGTGTTCATGCACCGCGCGCGCTACCTCGATTCCAATGCCTTTCTGGTGGTGGCGCTGTTTGCCTGCTTCATCGCTGCTTTGGCCGTGCTGGCCGGCTGCGTCGCGCTGGTACGGTTGTGGCACACCGGTGATCAGGGCTGGTGGAAGGCTCTGACCGGGCTCTTTCTGGGGCTCCTCTGTCTTGCCCCCTTCGCCTATTACGGCGCCATGGCGTTGCGTTATCCCATTGTCACCGATATCGCCACGGCGCCGCGCAGCGAGCTGCCGCTGATTTTCGAGCCCGACACCGCCAATATGCCGCCGCCGCGGACACTGACCAGCCAGGAGCAGCAGCGCTTCTTCCCCAATGCGACTACGCGCACCTATCCGCTCGATGCGTTTCAACTCTTCGCCATTGTCGATCATCTGGTTCAGGCGGAGGGCTGGGATATCCGGCAAAAGCGTGAACCCGGCCTGGGTGGCGAGCCCGGTCGCATCAATGCTCGCATTGTCACATTGATGGGCTGGCGGGAGGAGGCGGTATTGCGCATATCGGGCAATGGCGGCCGGTCATCGGTCGATATGCGCTCCGCTTCCATCGGAGCCCTGCATGATCTGGGGTCGAACGGTCATCGTATCAGCGCTTTCCTGGTGGCGCTGGACGACCAGGTCACCGCGTTCCTGCGCGACAACCCAAATATCAACGCCCCGGCCGAGCCAAGCGACGAGCCCGGCCCGACCGTGGAGACCGAGAGCCGCTGA
- a CDS encoding alkylphosphonate utilization protein: MSQDDDDYVYDEATGEWRPASEMKQSQDAAGLVVRDASGTELVDGDAVVLIKDLKVKGAGQTLKQGTVIKSIRLTDNPEEIDCRHDAIKGLVLRTEFVRKR, encoded by the coding sequence ATGAGCCAAGACGACGATGACTATGTGTATGACGAGGCGACGGGCGAGTGGCGCCCGGCCTCGGAGATGAAGCAATCCCAGGACGCGGCGGGCCTTGTCGTGCGCGATGCCTCGGGCACCGAACTGGTCGACGGCGACGCGGTGGTGCTGATCAAGGACCTCAAGGTCAAAGGCGCCGGACAGACGCTTAAGCAGGGCACCGTCATCAAGTCGATCCGCCTCACCGACAATCCTGAAGAGATCGACTGCCGGCACGACGCCATAAAGGGCCTGGTGCTGCGCACCGAATTCGTGCGCAAGCGCTAG